A part of Pararoseomonas sp. SCSIO 73927 genomic DNA contains:
- a CDS encoding WD40 repeat domain-containing protein: MSDVADADFLLDQRGTGRELGAWVADVAFGKEGRSAAFALSDGSIHLATPADHAGEWRKLEAHDGAVLNMIPDSADGLLSGGDDGKLLHIAPDSTTEVVSDFGTMKWVAHLAAHPSGLRAVAVGKNVHLLDGKGAKVKILGPHPSSVGGVAIDAKGKRVFASHYNGVSSWFVGAKEDKPRVLEWKGSHHVIAVSPDGQNVVTGMQENALHGWRLTDSQHMRMSGYPAKTHSLSFTAKGRWLASSGADAVVLWPFFGGGPMGKAPTEIAGGDQVICTRVACHPQHEVVVAGFGDGLVLMAEIASGKVVPVAAPGRGAVSALAWNATGTHLAFGTESGFAGLVDLAKR; encoded by the coding sequence ATGTCGGACGTCGCGGACGCGGATTTCCTGCTGGACCAGCGCGGCACCGGGCGAGAGCTCGGCGCCTGGGTGGCCGACGTCGCCTTCGGGAAGGAGGGACGCTCCGCCGCCTTCGCCCTCTCGGACGGCAGCATCCACCTCGCCACCCCCGCGGACCACGCGGGGGAGTGGCGGAAGCTGGAGGCGCATGACGGCGCCGTCCTCAACATGATCCCGGACAGCGCCGACGGCCTGCTCTCCGGCGGCGACGACGGCAAGCTGCTGCACATCGCGCCCGATAGCACCACGGAGGTCGTCTCCGACTTCGGCACCATGAAGTGGGTGGCGCACCTCGCCGCACACCCCTCCGGCCTGCGCGCCGTGGCGGTGGGCAAGAACGTCCACCTGCTGGACGGCAAGGGCGCGAAGGTGAAGATCCTCGGCCCGCACCCCTCCTCCGTCGGCGGCGTGGCGATCGACGCCAAGGGCAAGCGCGTCTTCGCCTCCCACTACAACGGCGTCTCCTCCTGGTTCGTGGGCGCGAAGGAGGACAAGCCGCGCGTGCTGGAGTGGAAGGGCAGCCACCACGTCATCGCCGTATCCCCGGATGGCCAGAACGTCGTCACGGGCATGCAGGAGAACGCGCTGCACGGCTGGCGCCTGACGGACAGCCAGCACATGCGGATGTCCGGCTATCCCGCGAAGACCCACTCCCTCTCCTTCACCGCCAAGGGCCGCTGGCTCGCTTCCTCCGGCGCGGATGCCGTCGTGCTCTGGCCCTTCTTCGGCGGCGGCCCGATGGGCAAGGCACCGACGGAGATCGCGGGCGGCGATCAGGTGATCTGCACCCGCGTCGCCTGCCATCCGCAGCACGAGGTGGTGGTGGCCGGCTTCGGGGACGGGCTGGTGCTGATGGCGGAGATCGCCTCCGGCAAGGTCGTGCCCGTGGCGGCGCCCGGCCGCGGCGCCGTCTCGGCCCTGGCCTGGAACGCCACCGGCACCCACCTCGCCTTCGGGACGGAGAGCGGCTTTGCCGGGCTTGTTGACTTGGCGAAGCGCTAG
- a CDS encoding GTP-binding protein, with the protein MSQTTSQTTEAAPTPVTVLTGYLGAGKTTLLNRILTENHGRKFAVVINEFGEMGVDQDLVIDADEEVFEMNNGCICCTVRGDLIRIIGSLMKRRDRFDGIIVETTGLANPAPVAQTFFVDEDVKRATRLDAIVTVVDAKHLLTRLGDSPEAEDQVAFADVIVLNKMDLVTAEEADEVERRIRAINPTVEIRRATKSEVPLDAVIGRDAFSLDRILAREPEFLSGDDEHSHDSAVQSVSFELDRPVDAEKFNAWIGELLQTKGQDLLRTKGILHYKGDDRRFAFQAVHMIADGDYIGEWKEGDPRKSRIVFIGRDLNRPKLRRGFESTAA; encoded by the coding sequence ATGTCCCAGACGACGTCCCAGACCACCGAAGCCGCCCCCACCCCCGTCACCGTTCTCACCGGCTATCTCGGCGCCGGCAAGACCACCCTGCTGAACCGCATCCTCACCGAGAATCACGGCCGCAAGTTCGCGGTCGTGATCAACGAGTTCGGCGAGATGGGCGTGGACCAGGACCTCGTCATCGACGCGGACGAGGAGGTGTTCGAGATGAACAACGGGTGCATCTGCTGCACCGTGCGCGGCGACCTCATCCGCATCATCGGCAGCCTGATGAAGCGTCGCGACCGGTTCGACGGCATCATCGTGGAGACCACGGGCCTGGCGAACCCCGCCCCTGTCGCCCAGACCTTCTTCGTGGACGAGGACGTGAAGCGCGCCACGCGGCTGGACGCCATCGTGACGGTGGTGGACGCCAAACACCTCCTCACCCGCCTGGGCGACAGCCCGGAGGCCGAGGACCAGGTGGCCTTCGCCGACGTGATCGTGCTGAACAAGATGGACCTCGTGACCGCGGAGGAGGCGGACGAGGTGGAGCGCCGCATCCGCGCCATCAACCCGACCGTGGAGATCCGCCGCGCCACCAAGTCCGAGGTGCCGCTGGACGCCGTGATCGGCCGCGACGCCTTCAGCCTGGACCGCATCCTGGCACGGGAGCCCGAGTTCCTCTCCGGCGACGACGAGCACAGCCACGACAGCGCCGTGCAGTCCGTCTCCTTCGAGCTGGACCGCCCCGTGGACGCGGAGAAGTTCAACGCCTGGATCGGCGAGCTGCTCCAGACCAAGGGCCAGGACCTGCTGCGGACGAAGGGCATCCTGCACTACAAGGGCGACGACCGCCGCTTCGCCTTCCAGGCCGTGCACATGATCGCCGATGGCGACTACATCGGCGAGTGGAAGGAGGGCGATCCGCGCAAGTCCCGCATCGTCTTCATCGGGCGCGACCTGAACCGGCCCAAGCTGCGCCGCGGCTTCGAATCCACGGCCGCCTGA
- a CDS encoding plasmid stabilization protein, translating into MPRGDKSAYTDKQKRMAEHIEESYEARGLPEDEAERRAWATVNKETGGGRKSGSGRGKPVNKEPSRTGGKRGGAASAARPAEERSASAKKAAARRTPEERSAAAKKAAATRKRNAAARKAG; encoded by the coding sequence ATGCCCCGTGGTGACAAGTCCGCCTATACCGACAAGCAGAAGCGCATGGCCGAGCACATCGAGGAATCCTACGAGGCGCGCGGCCTGCCCGAGGACGAGGCGGAGCGCCGGGCCTGGGCGACCGTCAACAAGGAGACGGGCGGCGGTAGGAAGAGCGGCTCCGGCCGCGGCAAGCCGGTGAACAAGGAGCCGTCGCGGACGGGCGGCAAGCGGGGCGGGGCCGCCAGTGCGGCGCGGCCGGCGGAGGAGCGGTCCGCCTCCGCCAAGAAGGCGGCTGCCAGGCGCACGCCGGAGGAGCGTTCGGCCGCCGCGAAGAAGGCCGCCGCGACCCGGAAGCGGAACGCGGCGGCGAGGAAGGCGGGCTAG
- a CDS encoding aldo/keto reductase yields the protein MSDRITTPLLSIPRLGLGTYLLTGAQGQASVESALAMGYRALDTAEMYGNEMEVGAGLHASGLPREDVFVTSKVWWDHLSPGEIRQACETSLRKLGTDYLDLYLVHWPSADMDLHRVMHDMTRLREEGLARAIGVANFPPHLLKRAIETGAPIAANQVEYHAQLSQDRLLDIARPNNIVLTAYSPLGRGAMTENPVIQAVAARHGTGAGQVALAWLLRQDGVAAIPKASRPESQRANLEALALADRLTEADVAELDALPKNQRFVNPAFAPDWAA from the coding sequence ATGAGCGATCGCATCACGACCCCCCTCCTCTCCATCCCGCGCCTCGGCCTGGGCACCTACCTCCTAACGGGAGCGCAAGGTCAGGCCTCCGTGGAATCGGCCCTCGCCATGGGCTACCGCGCCCTGGACACGGCCGAGATGTACGGGAACGAGATGGAGGTCGGCGCCGGCCTCCATGCTTCCGGCCTGCCGCGCGAAGACGTGTTCGTGACGAGCAAGGTCTGGTGGGATCACCTCTCCCCCGGCGAGATCCGCCAGGCCTGCGAGACCTCCCTCCGCAAGCTCGGCACCGACTACCTGGACCTCTACCTCGTCCACTGGCCATCCGCCGACATGGACCTGCATCGGGTCATGCACGACATGACACGGCTGCGCGAGGAAGGGCTGGCCCGCGCCATCGGCGTGGCGAACTTTCCGCCGCACCTGCTGAAGCGCGCGATCGAGACGGGTGCGCCGATCGCCGCCAATCAGGTGGAGTACCACGCCCAGCTCTCGCAGGACCGGCTACTGGACATCGCCCGGCCTAACAACATCGTGCTGACCGCCTACTCCCCGCTCGGCCGCGGCGCGATGACGGAGAACCCGGTGATCCAGGCCGTTGCCGCGCGCCACGGCACGGGCGCTGGGCAGGTCGCGCTGGCCTGGCTGCTGCGGCAGGACGGGGTGGCCGCCATCCCCAAGGCCTCGCGCCCGGAGAGCCAGCGCGCGAACCTGGAGGCGCTGGCCCTCGCGGACCGTCTCACCGAGGCGGATGTGGCGGAACTGGACGCGCTTCCGAAGAACCAGCGCTTCGTGAACCCGGCCTTCGCCCCGGACTGGGCGGCCTGA
- a CDS encoding DUF1194 domain-containing protein encodes MRRRSLLAASGAAMLPDARPARAEGAVDLLLVLAVDVSRSIDDDEARLQREGYRNAMTDPRVVEAIRAGMTGAIAVAYVEWAGADYQRLVIPWTHIGSAAEAEGWAAALERAPRVALSWTSISGGLDFSMRALSESPFEGTRRVIDVSGDGVNNSGQPVEAVRDRVAAEGVTINGLPIINDRPTFGRPSPIPLDVYYRESVIGGDGAFLIAAEDFESFGNAVRRKLVREIAGLPGPVFG; translated from the coding sequence ATGCGGCGTCGTTCCCTTCTGGCGGCGAGCGGCGCCGCTATGCTTCCCGACGCGCGCCCCGCGCGCGCCGAGGGGGCGGTGGACCTGCTGCTGGTGCTGGCGGTGGATGTCTCCCGCTCCATCGACGACGACGAGGCCCGGCTGCAGCGCGAGGGCTACCGCAACGCGATGACCGACCCGCGCGTGGTGGAGGCCATCCGCGCCGGCATGACCGGCGCCATCGCGGTCGCCTATGTCGAGTGGGCGGGGGCGGACTACCAGCGGCTGGTGATCCCCTGGACGCATATCGGCAGCGCGGCGGAGGCGGAGGGATGGGCCGCGGCGCTGGAGCGGGCGCCGCGCGTGGCGCTCTCCTGGACCTCCATCTCGGGCGGGCTGGATTTCTCCATGCGCGCCCTGTCCGAGAGCCCCTTCGAGGGGACGCGGCGGGTGATCGACGTCTCCGGCGACGGGGTGAACAACAGCGGCCAGCCCGTGGAGGCCGTGCGCGACCGGGTGGCGGCGGAGGGCGTGACGATCAACGGCCTGCCTATCATCAACGACCGCCCGACCTTCGGGCGGCCCTCGCCGATCCCGCTGGACGTGTACTACCGGGAATCCGTGATTGGGGGCGACGGCGCTTTCCTCATCGCGGCCGAGGATTTCGAATCCTTCGGGAACGCTGTGCGCCGCAAGCTGGTGCGCGAGATCGCGGGGCTGCCGGGGCCGGTCTTCGGGTAG
- a CDS encoding DUF3775 domain-containing protein: MSDKPPGIPGLSPQDDENEVDLGISIQTVANIVDAARASDETEEDELNEDMNDPETEDAAKPDLTGENLETLIGELNEDEQAALIALAWVGRGDYEPDEWGEALGLARERNEADTAGYLMGMELLGDLLAEGLAAFGIVVEEIER; this comes from the coding sequence ATGAGCGACAAGCCCCCTGGAATCCCTGGACTCTCTCCCCAGGACGACGAGAACGAGGTGGACCTCGGCATCAGCATTCAGACCGTCGCGAATATTGTCGACGCGGCCCGCGCCTCCGACGAGACGGAGGAGGACGAGCTGAACGAGGACATGAATGACCCGGAGACGGAGGACGCCGCCAAGCCCGACCTCACCGGCGAGAACCTGGAAACCCTGATCGGCGAGCTGAACGAGGACGAGCAGGCGGCCCTCATCGCCCTCGCCTGGGTCGGCCGCGGCGACTACGAGCCGGACGAGTGGGGCGAGGCGCTGGGCCTGGCCCGGGAGCGCAACGAGGCCGACACCGCCGGCTACCTCATGGGCATGGAGCTGCTCGGCGACCTGCTGGCCGAGGGCCTGGCCGCCTTCGGCATCGTGGTCGAGGAGATCGAGCGCTAG
- a CDS encoding aspartate aminotransferase family protein, which produces MNEMSLPRPNNLDSFWMPFSDNRHFKGTPRMLARAEGMSYFTPEGREVLDGTAGLWCCNAGHGRREIVEAIQKQAAIMDFAPTFQLGHPIAFEAAARVAEMTPAGIDKVFFTNSGSESADTALKIALAYQKARGQAQRVRLIGRERGYHGVGFGGMSVGGIGGNRKQFGAMLPYVDHLPHTHDPARNAFTKGQPEHGVELANRLMDLIALHGDTIAAVMVEPVAGSTGVLVPPKGYLERLREICDANGILLIYDEVITGFGRLGTDFGAERLGVAPDIMTMAKGLTNAAVPMGAVATTNEVYDTVVNNSAAGIELFHGYTYSGHPLASAAAIATLALHREEDLPGRARAIEPYWQEAAHSLRSAPGVVDIRDFGLIAGIELAPREGKPGTRAMEIFRKCFDDGVLVRVTGDIVALSPPLIIEKPHVDRIFGTLSDAIHAIH; this is translated from the coding sequence ATGAACGAGATGTCTCTCCCGCGCCCGAACAACCTCGACTCGTTCTGGATGCCCTTCTCCGACAACCGGCACTTCAAGGGCACGCCCCGCATGCTCGCGCGGGCGGAGGGCATGTCCTACTTCACGCCGGAGGGGCGGGAGGTGCTGGACGGCACGGCGGGCCTGTGGTGCTGCAATGCCGGCCATGGCCGCCGCGAGATCGTGGAGGCCATCCAGAAGCAGGCGGCGATCATGGATTTCGCCCCCACCTTTCAGCTCGGCCACCCCATCGCCTTCGAGGCGGCGGCCCGCGTGGCGGAGATGACGCCGGCCGGGATCGACAAGGTCTTCTTCACCAACTCGGGCAGCGAGAGCGCGGACACGGCCCTGAAGATCGCGCTGGCCTACCAGAAGGCGCGCGGCCAGGCCCAGCGTGTGCGCCTGATCGGGCGGGAGCGCGGCTATCACGGCGTGGGCTTCGGCGGCATGTCCGTGGGCGGCATCGGCGGCAACCGCAAGCAGTTCGGCGCCATGCTGCCCTATGTGGACCACCTGCCCCACACGCATGACCCCGCGCGTAACGCCTTCACCAAGGGCCAGCCGGAGCACGGCGTGGAGCTGGCCAACCGCCTGATGGACCTGATCGCCCTGCACGGCGACACCATCGCCGCCGTGATGGTGGAGCCGGTGGCGGGCTCCACCGGCGTGCTCGTTCCGCCGAAGGGCTACCTGGAGCGCCTGCGCGAGATCTGCGACGCCAACGGCATCCTGCTGATCTACGACGAGGTGATCACCGGCTTCGGCCGCCTCGGCACGGATTTCGGGGCGGAGCGCCTGGGCGTGGCGCCGGACATCATGACGATGGCGAAGGGCCTGACCAACGCCGCCGTGCCCATGGGCGCGGTCGCCACCACCAACGAGGTCTACGACACGGTGGTGAACAACTCCGCCGCCGGGATCGAGCTGTTCCACGGCTACACCTATTCCGGCCACCCGCTGGCCTCGGCCGCCGCCATCGCCACCCTCGCCCTGCACCGGGAGGAGGACCTGCCCGGCCGGGCGCGCGCGATCGAGCCCTACTGGCAGGAGGCCGCGCACTCCCTCCGCAGCGCGCCGGGGGTGGTGGACATCCGCGACTTCGGCCTCATCGCCGGCATCGAGCTGGCCCCGCGCGAGGGCAAGCCCGGCACCCGCGCGATGGAGATCTTCCGCAAGTGCTTCGACGACGGCGTGCTGGTGCGCGTGACCGGCGACATCGTCGCCCTCTCCCCGCCCCTCATCATCGAGAAGCCGCATGTGGACCGCATCTTCGGCACGCTGAGCGACGCGATCCACGCCATCCACTAG
- a CDS encoding glycosyl hydrolase 108 family protein has translation MAFPLIAIAASLAPEIIRLIAGDRAGTLARTVADAVRQAAGTEDPAAARAALAADAEKASALRVRLAEIALEGERLSAEREAGRRGAALDALRATLGDTQSARASMAEMIRGGSRLAWGPATVSSLVVLGFFAVLILLVTLDAGPGGAARFDPQVASVINITVGSLGAAFAAVVNFWIGSSQSSREKDAIVGRLQDAQAQQVQAAMATLRDVAPASPLRPVSLVPPSGAPSVMLSGEDRFDACLDEVLRSEGGFVNHPADPGGATNMGITLRTLSEFRDGKATEADVRALTRAEAREIYRARYWNPMRCAELPAGVDLMVFDFGVNAGTARSVRMLQRAVGVSADGSLGPITLAAVRACRDAELIGRLAEARTAYYRGLGTFPVFGRGWTRRVDAVRRAALGMAAGAGPLPLVA, from the coding sequence ATGGCTTTTCCCCTCATTGCCATCGCCGCCTCCCTGGCGCCGGAGATCATCCGCCTCATCGCCGGCGACCGGGCCGGCACCCTGGCCAGGACGGTGGCCGATGCCGTGCGGCAGGCGGCGGGCACGGAGGACCCGGCCGCCGCCCGCGCAGCGCTTGCCGCCGATGCGGAGAAGGCGAGCGCCCTGCGCGTTCGCCTGGCCGAGATCGCGCTGGAGGGCGAGCGGCTGAGCGCCGAGCGCGAGGCGGGGCGGCGGGGCGCGGCGCTGGATGCGTTGCGCGCCACGCTGGGCGACACGCAGTCCGCCCGGGCGAGCATGGCGGAGATGATACGCGGCGGCAGCCGGCTGGCCTGGGGGCCGGCGACGGTCTCCTCGCTCGTGGTGCTGGGCTTCTTCGCCGTGCTGATCCTGCTGGTGACGCTGGACGCGGGGCCGGGCGGCGCCGCGCGGTTCGACCCGCAGGTGGCCAGCGTCATCAACATCACCGTGGGCTCCCTCGGGGCTGCCTTTGCGGCGGTGGTGAACTTCTGGATCGGCTCCTCCCAGTCCTCGCGGGAGAAGGACGCGATCGTCGGGCGGCTGCAGGACGCACAGGCGCAGCAGGTGCAGGCGGCGATGGCGACGCTGCGCGACGTGGCACCGGCCTCGCCGCTGCGGCCCGTCTCCCTCGTGCCGCCCTCCGGGGCGCCGTCCGTGATGCTGTCCGGGGAGGACCGCTTCGATGCCTGCCTGGACGAGGTGCTGCGCTCCGAGGGCGGGTTCGTGAACCATCCGGCCGATCCCGGCGGGGCGACGAACATGGGCATCACCCTCCGCACCCTGTCCGAGTTCCGGGACGGGAAGGCGACGGAGGCCGATGTGCGGGCCCTGACCCGGGCCGAGGCGCGCGAGATCTACCGCGCCCGCTACTGGAACCCCATGCGCTGCGCCGAGCTGCCGGCCGGGGTGGACCTGATGGTGTTCGACTTCGGGGTGAATGCCGGGACGGCGCGGTCGGTGAGGATGCTGCAGAGGGCGGTGGGGGTTTCGGCGGACGGATCCCTGGGGCCGATCACCTTGGCCGCCGTCAGGGCCTGCCGGGACGCGGAGCTGATCGGGCGGCTGGCCGAGGCGCGGACCGCCTATTACCGGGGGCTCGGGACCTTTCCGGTCTTCGGGCGCGGTTGGACGCGGCGGGTGGACGCCGTGCGCCGGGCGGCGCTTGGCATGGCCGCGGGGGCAGGGCCGCTGCCGCTGGTGGCGTGA